The DNA window TCGATGTTTCCGCCATCAAAAGACCTCCGATCTCAAATCCAATTGTTTTATTAAAGCACTTTTTCCCGCCTGCGAATCGGTCATGCTCCTGAAATCCTCCCTGATTCTTTTTCGGCGCGGAAAAACCTCCTCTGCAAATCCAGGCGGAAATATTTCTAAACTAGACCGCGAATTTTTGTTGTTTCTTCGCCTCGAAGTGAGGTTGCATACCGTGATTCTCGAACATCAGCCGAACCTGCCGATCAATGTGCTCGTTGAGTTCGTCCGGCGTCATGTTTTTCGTTTCTTCGTAAAGCCGTACCCGCAAATCGCTTATATCCTCGTCGAACAGTCCCTGGTTAGTCATCTTCCAACACCTCCATAGGCGTGCAGATAAATATTTCTTTGTAGCCTTCTTTCAAATTCATGAGATTGATGAATTTTTTTGTTCTGATTTTGTTTATATGCTTGAAGTTGAAAGACAAAACGCAATCAAGCCCATATACCGAAGCGATTGCAATATGAGAACAATCCAATCTGTGATTTTCCGAGAGCAATCCGTTACGTATATAACTGTCCACGAGACGATTTACCTCGTCGGTATTTTGGACGACTCGAATCTCGTCGTTTTCAATGAGACGCAACATTTTACGCTGTTTGTCCGGCGGCGCATTCGTAA is part of the Synergistaceae bacterium genome and encodes:
- a CDS encoding PIN domain-containing protein, which gives rise to MKGLRVYLETTVFNYYFDENRLGHAETVRLFEAIRNGAMEAYTSIYALYEITNAPPDKQRKMLRLIENDEIRVVQNTDEVNRLVDSYIRNGLLSENHRLDCSHIAIASVYGLDCVLSFNFKHINKIRTKKFINLMNLKEGYKEIFICTPMEVLEDD